A stretch of the Aegilops tauschii subsp. strangulata cultivar AL8/78 chromosome 4, Aet v6.0, whole genome shotgun sequence genome encodes the following:
- the LOC109747299 gene encoding monooxygenase 2 — protein sequence MAAGIQQQDAAEDIVIAGAGLAGLAVALGLHRKGVRSVVLESSPERRTSGFAFFTWTNAFRALDALGVGDKMRGRHLQLQGLRVMTSSTGEIAREMDLRVNGKLGPHEVRCVQRNVLLQALEEELPPGTVRYSSKIVSIDDQDGAKILHIADGSTLRAKVLIGCDGINSVVAKWLGLAKPSESGRTATRGYAKYPEGHGFEPKILQFVGEGFRAGLVPWSDTDVYWFFTWSPAPSPDANGKDDDAVDRSAAAMKQFVLTKMTGAKVSPEVLEAVERSEMSDVLAAPLRFRSPLSLLFASISKGNVCVAGDALHPTTPDLAQGACTALEDGVVLARCLGDAIVGAGSGEQKERVVAALRRYAGIRRWRSAQVIAVSYAVGFVQESDHSVVSFVRDMLLSGVLAKTLLMMPDYDCGKL from the exons ATGGCGGCCGGAATCCAACAGCAGGACGCAGCCGAGGACATTGTGATTGCCGGCGCCGGTCTGGCCGGCCTCGCCGTCGCTCTGGGACTCCACAGGAAGGGCGTTCGGAGCGTGGTGCTAGAGTCGTCGCCGGAGCGCCGCACGTCCGGCTTCGCCTTCTTCACATGGACCAACGCCTTCCGCGCCCTTGACGCCCTCGGGGTCGGGGACAAGATGAGGGGCAGACATCTGCAGCTGCAGGG GTTGCGGGTCATGACTTCGTCTACGGGTGAAATTGCGCGAGAAATGGATCTCCGGGTGAACGGAAAACT GGGACCCCATGAAGTCCGGTGCGTGCAGCGTAACGTGCTGCTCCAGGCTCTGGAGGAAGAGCTGCCGCCAGGCACCGTCCGCTACTCCTCCAAGATCGTCTCCATCGACGACCAGGACGGCGCCAAGATCCTCCATATCGCCGACGGCTCGACTCTCCGAGCAAAGGTGCTGATCGGTTGCGACGGGATCAACTCGGTGGTTGCGAAATGGCTTGGGCTCGCAAAGCCGTCCGAGTCCGGGCGCACGGCCACGCGGGGATACGCCAAGTACCCCGAAGGCCACGGCTTCGAGCCCAAGATCCTGCAGTTCGTCGGCGAAGGCTTCCGCGCCGGCTTGGTGCCCTGGAGCGACACCGACGTCTACTGGTTCTTCACCTGGTCTCCTGCTCCTTCCCCAGACGCCAACGGAAAGGACGACGACGCCGTCGACCGGAGCGCCGCCGCGATGAAGCAGTTCGTGCTGACCAAAATGACGGGCGCCAAGGTGAGCCCCGAGGTGCTGGAGGCCGTGGAGAGGAGCGAGATGAGCGACGTGCTCGCCGCACCGCTGCGGTTCCGCTCCCCGCTCTCGCTCCTGTTCGCCAGCATCAGCAAGGGGAACGTGTGCGTCGCCGGCGACGCGCTCCACCCGACGACGCCGGACCTGGCGCAGGGCGCGTGCACGGCGCTCGAGGACGGCGTCGTCCTCGCCCGGTGCCTCGGCGACGCCATCGTAGGTGCCGGCTCCGGGGAGCAGAAGGAGAGGGTCGTGGCTGCCCTGCGCAGGTACGCTGGCATCCGGCGGTGGAGGAGCGCACAGGTGATCGCGGTGTCGTACGCGGTGGGGTTCGTGCAGGAGAGCGACCACTCCGTGGTGAGCTTCGTGCGGGACATGCTGCTGTCCGGGGTGCTCGCCAAGACGCTGCTCATGATGCCGGACTACGATTGCGGCAAGCTCTGA